One window from the genome of Fervidobacterium thailandense encodes:
- a CDS encoding M48 family metallopeptidase, whose product MVIVSRVQTEIVQPLSLFLAQKGFSLRVVTTSRRSGTVEIKPPGCVVIRIPRGLNDREIVRMLRSVKRWIEAKLPEDFKPLDLQNLVDGDELPYLGKFFEVHFVENQDVPLKFENDFFVHNSFRTVLNTYLKNFYISSAERVLRERVNFYASRYGFSYNRLFIKDVKTRWGSCSSKRNLSFNWRLVMAPLEVIDYVVVHELTHLIIPNHSAEFWKKVERVIPDYRERRSWLRKHGHTLYFI is encoded by the coding sequence ATGGTAATCGTATCGAGAGTTCAAACGGAAATTGTGCAACCCCTTAGCCTCTTTTTAGCCCAGAAAGGCTTTTCATTAAGGGTTGTGACAACAAGCCGACGATCCGGTACAGTGGAGATAAAACCTCCAGGTTGCGTTGTGATAAGGATTCCCAGAGGGTTGAACGATCGGGAAATCGTCAGAATGCTACGAAGTGTAAAACGTTGGATCGAAGCGAAATTACCAGAGGACTTCAAACCCTTAGATTTGCAAAACTTGGTTGACGGGGATGAATTGCCTTATCTTGGGAAATTTTTCGAAGTACACTTTGTTGAGAATCAGGATGTACCACTGAAGTTTGAGAATGACTTTTTTGTACACAATAGCTTTCGTACGGTTTTGAACACGTACCTAAAAAATTTTTACATCTCATCAGCTGAGAGAGTGCTACGCGAACGCGTTAACTTCTACGCATCAAGGTACGGATTCTCTTACAATAGGCTGTTTATTAAGGATGTAAAAACTCGATGGGGTTCTTGCTCGTCAAAGCGGAACTTGAGCTTCAATTGGAGGTTGGTGATGGCTCCGTTGGAGGTTATCGACTATGTCGTTGTGCACGAACTAACACACTTGATCATTCCAAACCATAGTGCAGAATTTTGGAAAAAAGTGGAGCGAGTAATCCCGGATTATCGGGAGAGAAGAAGTTGGTTGAGAAAACACGGGCATACTCTGTACTTTATATAG
- a CDS encoding nitroreductase family protein: MEFRDVILKRRSIRKFKSVQVEKETLSEIVKYALLAPSGRNSRPVELVLVTNRELISKIKDTRPGAFAFLETAPVCIVVAANSDSSTWQEDASIVATYIQLLAVDYGLGSCWGHAYNRSHEGRAVDLEIKKLVGIPENYNVLCVIGLGYPDEVKEPHKLTEVEERKIHWERW; encoded by the coding sequence ATGGAATTCAGGGATGTTATTTTGAAAAGACGTAGTATACGAAAGTTCAAGAGTGTTCAGGTTGAAAAAGAAACTCTCAGCGAAATTGTGAAATATGCACTTTTGGCCCCAAGCGGTCGGAACTCGCGTCCTGTTGAATTAGTGCTCGTAACCAACAGAGAGCTGATTTCTAAGATCAAAGATACTCGGCCGGGAGCGTTTGCGTTTCTCGAAACAGCCCCAGTTTGCATAGTGGTTGCCGCTAATAGTGATAGTAGCACATGGCAAGAGGATGCTTCCATAGTGGCCACTTACATCCAACTACTTGCCGTCGATTACGGACTCGGTAGTTGCTGGGGACACGCTTACAACAGGTCGCACGAGGGGAGGGCTGTTGATCTTGAAATTAAAAAGTTGGTCGGGATTCCGGAAAATTACAATGTGTTGTGCGTAATAGGACTGGGATATCCGGATGAGGTGAAGGAGCCCCACAAGTTGACCGAGGTCGAGGAGAGAAAAATACATTGGGAGAGATGGTAA
- a CDS encoding AAA family ATPase produces MVNPFKFGVVVTGEDFCDRKGEIEELLRDIRSGVHVTLVSPRRYGKTSLIMNLFERVDFARTFYVDLMGVTSVETFLGAYTKTFLEGRGKRRKIETALRKFLPKVDGIQIALGSVGFSLSIAPTEKNIEEVLDISEKFDQPVIVAFDEFQEILNLKEVDLLAILRKKAQFFRNTTLIFSGSKSHVMRDIFLNQEKPFYRFSKVVNLGLLDKGETTQFIMSKFNASGVVISNKLCDDIYEVCCGHPYYVQYLSHILWNIVSLKAKKVCSQSDLQRAIEQVLLTERAMFEFLWDSLTANQRIVLKNLAMGKSPYRTNMSSGSVRRALEALENLDVIERCDRGYKLVDPFLRIWLTKTGIRR; encoded by the coding sequence ATGGTGAATCCGTTCAAATTTGGTGTTGTTGTGACCGGCGAGGACTTTTGCGATCGAAAGGGGGAGATTGAAGAACTTCTCAGGGATATAAGAAGCGGGGTTCACGTCACGTTGGTCTCACCACGAAGGTATGGAAAAACGTCCCTTATCATGAACCTTTTTGAGCGCGTGGATTTCGCCCGGACTTTCTACGTTGACCTCATGGGAGTAACCAGTGTCGAAACGTTCCTGGGCGCTTATACAAAGACCTTCCTGGAGGGGCGTGGAAAGAGAAGGAAGATAGAGACAGCCTTGAGAAAATTCCTACCAAAAGTGGACGGTATTCAAATCGCGCTTGGCTCTGTTGGATTTAGCTTGAGTATAGCGCCGACGGAAAAGAATATAGAAGAGGTGCTGGACATTTCGGAAAAGTTCGACCAACCGGTGATCGTGGCTTTCGACGAGTTTCAGGAGATTTTGAACTTAAAGGAGGTGGATTTGCTCGCAATCTTGAGAAAGAAGGCCCAGTTTTTCAGAAACACGACGTTGATATTCTCGGGTAGTAAAAGCCATGTCATGAGGGACATTTTCTTAAACCAGGAAAAACCCTTTTACCGCTTTTCAAAAGTTGTTAACCTCGGTTTACTTGACAAAGGTGAGACTACGCAGTTCATCATGAGTAAGTTCAACGCGTCGGGGGTTGTCATTTCAAACAAATTGTGCGACGATATATACGAGGTTTGCTGTGGGCATCCATACTATGTTCAGTACTTGTCTCATATACTTTGGAATATCGTTTCACTCAAAGCAAAAAAGGTCTGTTCTCAATCGGATTTGCAACGTGCGATTGAACAGGTGCTCCTCACGGAACGTGCGATGTTTGAGTTTTTGTGGGACTCACTGACGGCCAATCAACGGATTGTTCTGAAGAACCTCGCGATGGGAAAGTCCCCTTACAGAACCAACATGAGTTCTGGAAGTGTGAGGAGGGCGTTGGAGGCGCTCGAAAATCTCGATGTCATCGAAAGGTGCGACAGAGGATACAAACTGGTCGATCCGTTTTTGAGGATCTGGCTTACAAAAACTGGGATTAGGAGGTGA
- a CDS encoding DUF72 domain-containing protein, whose translation MWYIGTSGFSFEDWIGTVYPSDTRREEMFTYYCQVYKFNAVELNFTFYQMPSWKTILRLLRKSLPGFKFSVKVHGSITHEGNLDNISPFLENTKILAEEGKMIGYLAQFPYSFKKSPENEEFLFRLAERISPLFVEFRHDSWVEFCEKHSEQFSFVAVDLPKIANLFPFLVFNKGTVYVRFHGRNKNWFQADEKTRYDYDYSENELTEFVSVLNVPWIQTRYVFFNNCYRGQALRNALKFREMVGGSRAGDLFSI comes from the coding sequence ATGTGGTACATAGGCACAAGTGGTTTTTCATTTGAAGACTGGATAGGAACGGTTTACCCTTCCGACACAAGAAGAGAAGAAATGTTTACGTATTATTGTCAGGTTTACAAGTTCAACGCGGTTGAACTAAACTTCACATTTTACCAGATGCCATCCTGGAAAACCATCCTGAGACTGCTCAGAAAATCACTTCCAGGATTCAAATTTTCCGTGAAGGTTCACGGCTCAATAACCCACGAGGGGAACCTCGACAATATATCTCCCTTCTTGGAAAACACAAAAATCCTTGCCGAGGAGGGAAAGATGATCGGTTACCTTGCCCAATTCCCATACAGCTTCAAGAAAAGCCCAGAGAACGAGGAGTTTCTCTTCCGACTTGCCGAAAGAATATCTCCACTATTCGTCGAATTTCGTCACGACAGCTGGGTCGAGTTCTGCGAAAAGCACAGCGAACAATTTTCGTTTGTGGCTGTTGACCTTCCGAAAATCGCTAACTTATTTCCTTTCCTGGTTTTCAACAAAGGAACCGTTTACGTAAGATTCCACGGCCGGAATAAAAATTGGTTCCAGGCTGATGAAAAAACTCGCTACGACTACGATTACTCCGAGAACGAACTCACGGAATTCGTCTCGGTGTTGAACGTTCCTTGGATTCAAACACGATATGTCTTTTTCAACAATTGCTACCGCGGACAAGCCTTAAGAAATGCGTTGAAGTTTCGCGAGATGGTTGGGGGAAGTAGAGCAGGGGATTTATTTTCGATTTAG
- a CDS encoding methyl-accepting chemotaxis protein: MKLRNYMRVFVPGLVVLVVVVMLLTQFIFFRIQLERIKEREEEDFESFFETKIAESASTIEAAILTLLNNEEAIRAFAQNDRENLVKIITKLGQELKAAVNIGLIHFHTKDGRSYLRSNDPTKFGDLLDFRKDVLEVIATKKPLRTVSIGKSGFGNRVIYPVFYDGEYIGSVEMVEYFDERFLGKIPGDNIILLLKDERGNPDRKVVKESENLEDFTKYFDINSILAGKHGHFLRGNYVYTDFIVTDYKNEVIGVLFSRIDVSDLVAEQKNSLWIQLIVTIALAILVAFFNMIYSAKTSRKIGSVLNSLVKIASGDFTTELSSVSSSKRRDELDDMIEGMKNMISSLRSTIGSVIQASQEVRRSATALNSSAEEFANRTSTLVLLSEEVNTASQNASASVEELTSGVQEVAASAQNIAHAAQELSERANVMAQLARQGEGAIETVTAAVSKTREKAMATGDVVRKLVANAKNIQEIVDTINSIAEQTNLLALNAAIEAARAGEAGRGFAVVADEIRKLAEQSKLETGRIAQILSTIQQGSELASEATEEMISVVEKAELEAENVTKSFKNILTQIESVTTMVDNLAASSQEMSAGAEEMSSALDTAARSVASIVEKIEAVSKAVREQEGRFMEIKEISSELLGISRMLEEVTQRFKI, from the coding sequence GTGAAACTGAGGAACTACATGAGAGTTTTCGTTCCGGGATTGGTCGTGTTGGTAGTTGTGGTTATGCTGCTGACGCAGTTTATCTTTTTCCGAATCCAACTTGAGCGCATAAAGGAGCGAGAAGAGGAGGATTTTGAAAGTTTCTTCGAAACCAAGATAGCAGAATCCGCATCAACTATCGAAGCTGCGATCCTGACTCTTCTAAACAACGAAGAAGCTATTCGTGCTTTTGCCCAAAACGATAGGGAAAATCTCGTCAAGATAATCACGAAACTTGGTCAGGAGTTAAAGGCTGCTGTAAATATTGGTCTCATTCATTTCCACACAAAGGATGGTCGCTCTTATCTTAGATCAAATGATCCTACAAAATTTGGTGATCTGTTGGACTTTAGGAAAGATGTGCTTGAAGTTATTGCAACAAAGAAGCCCTTGCGAACTGTTTCGATAGGAAAATCCGGCTTTGGAAACCGGGTAATTTATCCGGTTTTCTACGACGGTGAATACATCGGAAGTGTGGAAATGGTAGAGTACTTCGACGAACGATTTCTTGGGAAAATTCCTGGGGACAACATCATTCTTCTGTTGAAAGATGAACGTGGTAATCCGGACAGAAAGGTTGTTAAAGAGTCTGAAAATCTTGAAGACTTCACAAAGTATTTTGACATTAACAGTATTTTGGCGGGGAAACATGGGCATTTTCTTCGAGGAAACTACGTTTACACGGACTTTATTGTAACTGATTACAAAAACGAAGTTATCGGTGTGTTGTTTTCAAGAATAGACGTTTCGGATCTCGTAGCGGAGCAAAAAAATTCTCTATGGATTCAATTGATTGTTACAATTGCTTTGGCTATTCTTGTTGCGTTCTTCAATATGATCTACTCTGCCAAAACTTCCCGAAAAATTGGCAGCGTCCTAAATTCGCTCGTGAAAATTGCCTCTGGAGATTTTACAACAGAACTTTCCAGCGTTTCTTCGTCAAAGAGACGAGATGAGTTGGATGACATGATTGAGGGAATGAAAAACATGATTTCCTCGCTAAGATCTACTATCGGAAGTGTTATTCAAGCTTCTCAAGAAGTTAGACGTTCAGCCACAGCCTTGAATAGCTCCGCTGAAGAATTTGCAAATAGGACATCCACTCTTGTTTTGCTCTCTGAGGAGGTCAACACAGCTTCCCAAAACGCTTCAGCATCTGTTGAGGAACTTACAAGTGGTGTACAAGAGGTCGCTGCGAGTGCTCAAAATATTGCTCACGCTGCGCAGGAGCTTTCGGAAAGGGCAAATGTCATGGCACAATTGGCAAGACAAGGTGAGGGAGCTATTGAAACCGTGACTGCTGCTGTTTCGAAAACTCGCGAAAAAGCGATGGCCACAGGAGATGTAGTAAGAAAGCTTGTGGCAAATGCTAAGAACATCCAAGAGATAGTTGACACCATCAACTCTATCGCGGAACAAACTAACCTTTTAGCACTGAACGCGGCTATCGAAGCAGCACGGGCGGGTGAAGCCGGAAGAGGATTTGCCGTAGTTGCCGATGAAATAAGGAAATTAGCCGAGCAAAGTAAACTTGAAACAGGTCGAATCGCTCAGATACTTTCGACCATTCAACAAGGTTCGGAACTTGCAAGTGAAGCAACTGAGGAAATGATTTCAGTAGTCGAAAAAGCTGAACTCGAGGCTGAAAATGTTACAAAGTCCTTCAAAAACATCCTTACGCAGATAGAAAGCGTTACAACGATGGTAGATAATCTTGCCGCAAGTTCGCAGGAGATGAGCGCGGGAGCTGAAGAGATGAGCAGTGCGTTGGACACAGCGGCAAGATCCGTTGCGAGTATTGTTGAAAAGATAGAAGCTGTTAGCAAAGCGGTGCGAGAACAAGAAGGTCGATTCATGGAAATCAAAGAAATTTCTTCTGAGCTCCTGGGCATATCAAGAATGCTTGAAGAAGTTACGCAAAGGTTTAAAATTTAG
- a CDS encoding PQQ-binding-like beta-propeller repeat protein: MLILSDLHYPPTRRVVDSTVEQLVHLRPLHTFLLGDLTEMGTEQEFAEFGKLLKKLENNFGACSFLLGNHDTRWTDCVRKDIKIRNALYRVFEVVIDDVTFIGLDSSLFFEHVGHFGDAQLSWLTSKLESNVNRSRNFVFFSHHPISYTDDGWKLYQLSERFNVTLHLSGHTHKFTISSPVNGLYTATVGAAKDGWATVLSWDENNFYIWKTNDGKNFELLGSISRDLSRRLEISKKFSRSSSFQPKYSELLTLSWNTKMENTSYSPPVRTPTGYAFSDYSGNIYSFDENGKLIWRATIGPTVSNLVSYGEFLYAGDLSGRVYLLKASDGKVLATQSISEPVFSISVGLKTVGIGAGRSFYLLESKSLMMIKKYDVGGVIQKPANFSDGKYIFASWSGGLYFLNETGEELKEFKVGKTYYTAAGCTPQVFERTVIYTHFAGYIQALSIETGLTVWTIPLSGVGFSDVLLVNSNGYCSTINGEVMKFDLRSGKVFWKVKTGASVYGSSPQLFREGLIIGNLKGELILLDGEHGIERVRIRPHDSFLLRKVLVDGDKIVVSYLDGTVIVLRRM, encoded by the coding sequence GTGCTTATCTTATCCGATCTCCACTATCCCCCAACTCGTCGTGTGGTTGACAGCACGGTTGAGCAATTGGTACATCTAAGACCGTTGCACACGTTCCTTTTGGGCGATTTAACAGAAATGGGAACTGAGCAGGAATTTGCCGAGTTTGGTAAGTTGTTGAAAAAACTTGAAAATAATTTTGGTGCCTGTAGTTTCCTTTTGGGTAACCACGATACTCGCTGGACCGATTGTGTGCGCAAAGACATCAAAATCCGCAATGCTTTATATAGGGTATTTGAGGTTGTTATTGATGACGTAACATTCATTGGTCTTGATAGTTCGTTATTCTTCGAGCACGTGGGTCATTTCGGGGATGCACAACTTTCTTGGCTAACTAGCAAACTCGAGTCAAACGTAAATAGGAGTAGAAATTTTGTTTTTTTCTCACACCATCCGATTAGTTATACGGATGATGGGTGGAAGCTTTACCAACTTTCGGAGAGATTCAACGTTACCCTTCACTTATCAGGCCACACTCATAAGTTCACAATCTCCTCTCCCGTTAATGGATTATACACCGCAACCGTGGGTGCGGCAAAGGATGGATGGGCAACTGTTCTGAGTTGGGATGAGAATAACTTTTACATTTGGAAAACGAATGATGGTAAAAACTTTGAGCTTCTTGGAAGTATTAGTAGAGACCTCTCACGCAGGTTGGAAATATCTAAAAAATTTTCAAGATCCAGTTCGTTTCAGCCTAAGTATTCAGAACTTCTTACGCTTTCTTGGAACACTAAAATGGAGAATACCTCGTACAGTCCCCCGGTAAGAACACCGACGGGATATGCCTTTTCAGACTACTCAGGGAATATCTACAGCTTTGACGAAAATGGAAAATTGATTTGGAGAGCTACAATAGGTCCTACCGTTTCAAATCTCGTTTCCTACGGCGAGTTCCTCTATGCTGGCGATTTGAGTGGTAGAGTTTACCTGTTAAAGGCGTCAGACGGAAAAGTCTTAGCCACTCAATCCATTTCCGAACCGGTTTTCAGCATCTCCGTGGGGTTAAAAACCGTAGGTATCGGGGCAGGACGTTCGTTTTATCTGTTGGAAAGCAAAAGCTTAATGATGATCAAAAAGTACGATGTTGGCGGGGTTATCCAGAAACCGGCTAATTTTTCCGATGGCAAGTACATTTTTGCGTCGTGGTCTGGCGGTTTATACTTTTTAAACGAAACCGGAGAGGAGTTAAAAGAATTCAAAGTTGGAAAGACATACTATACGGCGGCGGGCTGTACACCGCAGGTGTTTGAGAGAACGGTAATTTACACTCACTTTGCCGGCTATATTCAAGCACTTTCCATCGAAACAGGTCTAACAGTCTGGACTATTCCTCTTTCAGGTGTTGGATTCTCGGATGTTCTTTTAGTGAACAGCAACGGGTACTGCTCCACCATCAACGGTGAAGTGATGAAATTCGATTTAAGGTCAGGAAAAGTGTTTTGGAAAGTAAAAACGGGTGCCTCAGTCTACGGTTCATCTCCTCAATTATTTCGGGAAGGTTTGATAATAGGCAACCTGAAGGGAGAGCTAATCTTGCTCGATGGAGAACATGGCATTGAACGTGTTCGAATAAGGCCGCACGACTCATTTTTGCTTCGTAAGGTGCTGGTGGATGGTGATAAAATTGTCGTTTCGTATCTTGATGGTACGGTGATCGTTCTGCGACGAATGTAG